In the genome of Neisseria animaloris, one region contains:
- a CDS encoding GntR family transcriptional regulator, whose product MTETENNQPEAPATSSMIPGGRHDSELFRVYSRILDGITDHALLPGKKLTESDLCRQMVCSRNTVRGALSLLAHDKIVDLLPNRGAFVHVPDAKETRDVFETRIALEETVVNMLLDQNDESLSERLQPLYALVDEEEAAFARGDRVSWNRLANAFHIELARLLDNDVLLEMMHAVCARSSLIIAVFDKPKDRLRHTYCEHREILDLLAEGKRNRACKLMRRHLGECQARLLRKFEAESMEF is encoded by the coding sequence ATGACCGAAACCGAAAACAACCAGCCGGAAGCACCGGCCACTTCTTCCATGATACCCGGCGGGCGACATGACTCGGAGCTTTTCCGCGTTTATTCCCGCATTCTCGACGGTATTACCGACCATGCGTTGCTGCCGGGTAAAAAGCTGACCGAATCCGATTTGTGCCGCCAGATGGTTTGCTCGCGCAACACCGTGCGCGGCGCACTTTCATTGTTGGCACACGATAAAATCGTCGACCTGCTGCCCAACCGCGGCGCATTCGTACATGTGCCCGACGCGAAAGAAACCCGCGATGTGTTCGAAACACGGATTGCGTTGGAAGAAACCGTGGTAAACATGCTGCTGGATCAAAACGACGAAAGCCTGTCGGAGCGTTTGCAACCGCTGTATGCTTTGGTGGACGAGGAAGAAGCGGCTTTCGCACGCGGCGACCGTGTGAGCTGGAACCGTTTGGCCAATGCGTTTCATATCGAATTGGCACGGTTGCTCGATAACGATGTGCTGCTGGAAATGATGCATGCCGTATGTGCGCGTTCGTCGCTAATTATTGCCGTATTCGACAAGCCGAAAGACCGTTTGCGCCATACTTATTGCGAACACCGCGAAATACTCGATTTATTGGCAGAAGGCAAACGTAACCGTGCCTGCAAATTAATGCGCCGCCATCTGGGGGAATGTCAGGCTCGGTTGCTGAGGAAGTTTGAAGCGGAAAGCATGGAATTTTGA
- the folE2 gene encoding GTP cyclohydrolase FolE2: MNAIADVQSSPDLRNMPINQVGIKDLRLPITLDTAEGSQNTVARLTMTVFLPADQKGTHMSRFVALMESQTEALCFNRLKILTEEMVALLDSHSGKISVSFPFFRKKAAPVSGIQSLLDYDVTLTGEIKNGVYSHTLKVLVPVTSLCPCSKEISQYGAHNQRSHVTVTITCGSEVGIEEVIDCVESQASCQLYGLLKRPDEKYVTEKAYENPKFVEDMVRDVATRLIADSRVCGFVVESENFESIHNHSAYAYISYP, from the coding sequence ATGAACGCCATTGCAGACGTGCAATCCAGCCCCGATTTACGCAATATGCCGATTAACCAAGTCGGCATTAAAGATTTACGTTTACCCATCACTCTCGACACCGCCGAAGGTTCGCAAAACACGGTCGCCCGGCTGACCATGACCGTTTTCCTGCCTGCCGACCAAAAAGGCACGCACATGTCGCGTTTCGTGGCGCTGATGGAAAGCCAAACCGAGGCCTTGTGTTTCAACCGTTTGAAAATACTTACCGAAGAAATGGTGGCATTACTCGATTCGCATTCGGGCAAAATCAGCGTATCATTTCCGTTTTTCCGCAAAAAAGCCGCACCCGTGTCGGGCATCCAATCGCTGTTGGATTATGACGTTACCCTCACCGGCGAAATCAAAAACGGCGTATACAGCCACACGCTGAAAGTATTGGTGCCGGTAACCAGCCTGTGCCCGTGTTCCAAAGAAATTTCCCAATACGGCGCGCACAACCAACGCTCGCACGTTACCGTAACCATCACCTGCGGCAGCGAAGTCGGCATCGAAGAAGTGATCGATTGCGTGGAATCGCAGGCCTCTTGCCAACTCTACGGCCTGCTCAAACGCCCTGATGAAAAATACGTTACCGAAAAAGCGTATGAAAATCCAAAATTCGTGGAAGATATGGTGCGTGATGTCGCCACCCGCCTCATCGCTGACAGCCGCGTGTGCGGCTTTGTAGTGGAAAGTGAAAATTTCGAGTCGATTCACAACCATTCGGCCTATGCTTACATTTCCTACCCTTAA
- the dsbD gene encoding protein-disulfide reductase DsbD translates to MKKLLYFLTTFFVFITGAHAVDASKLLPPEQAFIPQVNVTDQGINVQFAIADGYYLYQAKILADTNPAGLLAAPQYSKGEEKEDEFFGKQTVYHHAAQINWPYAKKAQKYQLTLQYQGCAEVGVCYPPTETTFDITHNGLYQPQAEAPANSKDRFLQSAPAASGSSTAPAKGLDSSRFKLSWDTLNANLLAFFLAGLGLSFTACMYPLLPIVSSIVVGDKNASKGRAFALSMVYVQGLALTYTMVGVVAGLTGALLTVWLQQPWVVLAAAAVMVLLALSMFGVFTLQLPASVQGYFQNQSNKLSGGKIVSVFVMGMLSALIVGPCVAPPLAFALGYIGQTGDAALGGLALYTLALGTGVPLIAIGTFGGHILPRAGTWMDGIKYAFGFILLAVAVYLATPYLPYLLVIALYTLLLIIPAGLLLAGSRKQAGRLKTAGLVLGTVLLAGGSWFAYQSANKQTTALHHFLTLAPPAAEGESSTHGHVYTDVSELKAAMQAALEQNPQKPVLLDFYADWCISCKEMAAYTFNQPSVHEAVDMDRFFQIDVTANTPEHQALLKEYGLFGPPGVFVIRADGSRSEALLGFVKPDAFIEWYKQNEK, encoded by the coding sequence ATGAAAAAACTACTCTATTTTCTCACTACCTTTTTTGTTTTCATCACCGGCGCACATGCGGTAGATGCTTCCAAACTGCTGCCGCCCGAGCAGGCGTTCATACCGCAGGTCAACGTAACCGACCAAGGTATTAACGTGCAGTTTGCGATTGCCGACGGTTATTATCTCTATCAAGCGAAAATCCTTGCCGATACCAATCCCGCCGGCCTGCTGGCCGCACCACAATACAGTAAAGGCGAAGAAAAAGAAGATGAATTCTTCGGCAAACAAACCGTGTATCACCATGCCGCACAAATCAACTGGCCGTACGCTAAAAAAGCGCAAAAATACCAATTAACACTGCAATATCAAGGCTGTGCCGAAGTCGGTGTATGTTACCCGCCCACCGAGACCACTTTCGACATCACCCACAACGGGCTTTACCAGCCTCAGGCCGAAGCACCGGCAAACAGCAAAGACCGCTTCCTGCAATCGGCTCCGGCGGCATCGGGTTCGTCGACCGCTCCTGCCAAAGGCTTGGACAGCAGTCGGTTCAAACTTTCATGGGATACGCTAAACGCCAATTTATTGGCGTTTTTTCTCGCCGGGCTGGGCTTGAGCTTTACCGCCTGTATGTATCCGCTGCTGCCGATCGTATCGAGCATCGTGGTAGGCGATAAAAACGCGTCCAAAGGCCGTGCTTTCGCCCTTTCCATGGTTTACGTGCAGGGCTTGGCGCTCACTTACACCATGGTCGGCGTGGTTGCGGGCTTAACCGGCGCGCTGCTTACCGTGTGGCTGCAACAACCGTGGGTGGTGCTGGCGGCGGCGGCCGTGATGGTGCTGCTGGCTTTGTCGATGTTCGGCGTGTTTACCCTCCAATTGCCTGCTTCCGTACAAGGCTATTTCCAAAACCAAAGCAATAAATTAAGCGGCGGCAAAATCGTTTCCGTATTCGTGATGGGCATGCTGTCGGCTCTGATTGTCGGCCCCTGCGTAGCTCCTCCGCTGGCTTTTGCCCTCGGCTATATCGGCCAGACCGGTGATGCGGCATTGGGTGGCTTGGCTTTATACACGCTGGCACTCGGTACCGGCGTGCCGCTGATTGCCATCGGCACCTTCGGCGGCCATATTCTGCCCCGCGCGGGCACTTGGATGGACGGCATCAAATACGCTTTCGGCTTTATCCTGCTTGCCGTTGCCGTTTATCTGGCCACGCCTTATCTGCCCTATCTTTTGGTGATCGCTCTGTACACCTTGCTGCTGATCATTCCCGCCGGGCTACTGTTGGCCGGCTCCAGAAAGCAGGCAGGCCGTCTGAAAACCGCAGGCTTGGTTTTGGGCACGGTGCTACTGGCCGGCGGTTCATGGTTTGCTTACCAAAGTGCTAACAAACAAACCACCGCCCTGCACCACTTCCTCACGCTTGCGCCGCCTGCCGCCGAAGGAGAAAGCAGCACACACGGCCATGTTTACACCGATGTGTCGGAATTGAAAGCCGCCATGCAGGCCGCTTTGGAGCAAAACCCACAAAAACCGGTATTGCTTGATTTTTATGCCGACTGGTGTATTTCGTGCAAAGAAATGGCGGCCTACACCTTCAACCAGCCTTCGGTGCATGAAGCGGTGGATATGGATCGTTTCTTCCAAATCGACGTTACTGCCAATACGCCCGAACATCAGGCGTTATTGAAAGAATACGGCTTGTTCGGCCCACCCGGAGTGTTTGTTATCCGCGCCGACGGCAGCCGCAGCGAAGCCTTGCTGGGCTTTGTGAAACCGGATGCATTTATCGAGTGGTATAAGCAAAACGAAAAGTAA
- a CDS encoding OsmC family protein, with the protein MKITSKWLDNSCFVATNEAGHSVIMEGMSVEGQSKRGPSPMELLLMGVAGCSSIDVVMIAEKQRQDITDCQATVTAKRADETPRVFTEIHIHFKVLGRNLKESAIEKAVQMSAEKYCSASIMLGKAAKITHSFEVAEG; encoded by the coding sequence ATGAAAATCACTTCAAAATGGTTGGACAATTCATGCTTTGTGGCCACCAACGAGGCCGGCCACAGTGTTATTATGGAAGGCATGTCCGTCGAAGGGCAGTCCAAACGCGGCCCCAGCCCGATGGAATTGCTGCTGATGGGCGTGGCGGGCTGCTCCAGTATCGACGTGGTGATGATTGCCGAAAAGCAACGTCAGGACATCACCGACTGTCAAGCCACCGTAACGGCCAAACGTGCCGACGAAACGCCGCGGGTATTTACGGAAATCCATATCCATTTCAAAGTATTGGGCCGCAATCTGAAAGAAAGCGCGATTGAAAAAGCTGTGCAGATGTCGGCGGAAAAATATTGTTCGGCTTCGATTATGCTGGGCAAGGCGGCCAAGATAACGCACAGTTTTGAGGTGGCCGAAGGGTAG
- the rraA gene encoding ribonuclease E activity regulator RraA has protein sequence MSEKFYFSTADLIDTAPDTPSCETQFRHFGRRYSFCGRIRTVKCDRDNGLVKQMMNTHSDGEVLVVDGGGSLYSALMGDMIAGAGAANGWAGAVIFGVIRDGEAINTLDFGVKALGTNPRKSAKDGAGQVDAAVSFGGVTFTPGHYLYSDSDGILVSEKPLREEE, from the coding sequence ATGAGCGAGAAATTTTATTTTTCTACCGCCGACTTAATCGACACCGCCCCCGACACGCCGTCATGCGAAACGCAGTTCCGCCATTTCGGCCGCCGCTACAGTTTCTGCGGCAGAATCCGCACGGTTAAATGCGACCGCGACAACGGTTTGGTCAAGCAAATGATGAATACCCATTCCGACGGCGAAGTGTTGGTGGTGGACGGCGGCGGTTCTTTATACAGCGCATTGATGGGCGACATGATTGCCGGAGCAGGCGCGGCAAACGGTTGGGCGGGTGCGGTAATTTTCGGCGTAATCCGCGACGGCGAAGCCATCAACACACTTGATTTCGGCGTGAAGGCACTGGGCACCAATCCGCGCAAAAGCGCAAAAGACGGAGCGGGCCAAGTGGATGCAGCCGTATCGTTCGGCGGCGTAACCTTCACGCCCGGACATTATCTGTACAGCGATTCGGACGGCATTTTGGTGTCGGAAAAACCGCTGCGGGAAGAGGAGTAA
- the trpC gene encoding indole-3-glycerol phosphate synthase TrpC, translated as MTDILNKILATKAEEVAAAKAAVPLEEIKRRAEAAAPPRGFAAAIHAKHAAGLPAVIAEVKKASPSKGLIRLDFHPVEIAQAYQRAGAACLSVLTDEQYFQGSPEYLKQVKAAVELPVLRKDFIIDDYQIYQARAWGADAVLLIAAALEAEELEQFERTAHSLGMSVLLELHDKSELEKCRNLTTPLWGVNNRNLRTFEVSLQQTLDLLPSLSGKTVVTESGIGSKQDVEFMQQHGVHTFLIGETFMRADDIEATVKSLF; from the coding sequence ATGACCGACATTCTAAACAAAATCCTAGCCACCAAAGCCGAGGAAGTGGCCGCCGCCAAAGCCGCCGTTCCTCTTGAGGAAATCAAACGCCGTGCCGAAGCCGCCGCTCCGCCGCGCGGGTTTGCCGCCGCGATTCATGCCAAACATGCCGCCGGTTTGCCCGCCGTAATTGCCGAAGTAAAAAAAGCCAGCCCGTCGAAAGGTTTAATCCGGCTGGATTTCCATCCGGTAGAAATCGCACAAGCCTACCAACGCGCGGGAGCGGCCTGCTTGTCGGTGTTGACCGACGAACAATATTTCCAAGGTTCGCCCGAATATCTGAAGCAGGTGAAAGCCGCCGTAGAACTGCCCGTGTTGCGTAAAGATTTCATCATCGACGACTATCAGATTTACCAAGCCCGGGCATGGGGAGCCGATGCCGTCCTGCTGATTGCCGCCGCATTGGAAGCCGAAGAGCTCGAACAATTCGAGCGTACCGCCCACTCGCTCGGCATGTCGGTGTTGTTGGAGCTGCATGATAAAAGCGAGCTGGAAAAATGCCGCAATCTCACCACGCCGCTATGGGGCGTGAACAACCGTAACCTGCGCACGTTTGAAGTGTCGCTGCAACAAACGCTCGACCTGCTGCCCTCGCTCAGCGGCAAAACCGTGGTTACCGAAAGCGGCATCGGCAGCAAGCAAGACGTGGAATTCATGCAGCAGCACGGCGTACACACGTTTCTAATCGGCGAAACCTTTATGCGTGCGGATGACATCGAAGCAACGGTAAAATCTCTGTTTTAA
- a CDS encoding THUMP domain-containing class I SAM-dependent RNA methyltransferase yields MTRYSLFITCPRGLETVLSQELAAQGCTQIEATDGGVACKGTLEHVYRVNLHSRTASRVLLQLTKGSYRNENDIYTLARNIRWTNWFALEQTFKVKVEGKRARVKSLDFVGLKIKDALCDAFREACNARPSVGKVQPDVRIHAFINDQTVQIFIDTSGEALFKRGYRQETGEAPLRENLAAGLLLLAGYDGTQPFQDPFCGSGTIAIEAAWIATRRAPGLMRRFGFEKLQGFDKTLWEKIRREAEQQIQFQTASAIGGSDNDRHMIRTAIANAQAAEVDDIIRWEVKDAQSVRPNGENGIMISNPPYGVRLAEVQALQALYPQLGTWLKQHYAGWLVGMFTGDRDMPKFMRLSPKRKVPLYNGNLDCRLFLMDMVQGSNR; encoded by the coding sequence ATGACCCGATATTCCCTCTTTATTACCTGCCCGCGCGGTTTGGAAACCGTATTGTCCCAAGAATTGGCCGCACAGGGCTGCACACAGATTGAAGCGACCGACGGCGGCGTTGCCTGCAAAGGCACGTTGGAACACGTTTACCGCGTCAACCTGCATTCGCGCACCGCCAGCCGCGTGCTGCTGCAACTGACCAAAGGCAGCTACCGCAACGAAAACGACATCTACACACTCGCCCGCAATATCCGTTGGACAAACTGGTTTGCGCTGGAACAAACCTTTAAAGTGAAAGTGGAAGGCAAGCGCGCGCGGGTGAAGAGCCTTGATTTTGTCGGCCTGAAAATCAAAGATGCCCTGTGCGACGCGTTCCGCGAAGCCTGCAACGCCCGCCCGAGCGTGGGCAAAGTGCAGCCCGACGTGCGCATTCACGCCTTTATCAACGACCAAACCGTGCAGATTTTTATCGACACCAGCGGCGAAGCCTTGTTCAAACGCGGCTACCGCCAAGAAACCGGCGAAGCGCCGTTGCGCGAAAATCTGGCCGCCGGTTTGCTGCTGCTGGCCGGTTACGACGGCACGCAGCCGTTTCAAGACCCGTTTTGCGGCAGCGGCACGATTGCCATCGAAGCGGCATGGATAGCCACCCGCCGCGCCCCCGGCCTGATGCGCCGTTTCGGGTTTGAAAAACTGCAAGGGTTCGATAAAACATTGTGGGAAAAAATCCGCCGCGAAGCCGAGCAGCAGATTCAGTTTCAGACGGCCTCCGCCATCGGCGGCAGCGACAACGACCGCCACATGATACGCACCGCCATCGCCAACGCGCAGGCGGCGGAAGTGGACGACATCATCCGCTGGGAAGTGAAAGACGCACAATCCGTGCGCCCCAACGGTGAAAACGGCATCATGATTTCCAACCCGCCCTACGGCGTGCGCTTGGCCGAAGTGCAGGCATTGCAGGCTCTGTATCCGCAACTGGGTACTTGGCTGAAGCAGCATTACGCAGGCTGGCTGGTGGGCATGTTTACCGGCGACCGCGACATGCCGAAGTTCATGCGGCTTTCGCCCAAACGCAAAGTGCCGCTGTATAACGGCAATCTCGATTGCCGGCTGTTTTTGATGGATATGGTGCAAGGCTCGAACCGTTGA
- a CDS encoding chorismate mutase yields the protein MIIVMHKQASAEAVERVVAFIRSRGLQEHVSKGEERTIIGAVGDERVFHPNELERLPFVERAIRVLNEWRIISRETQPENSIITVRGVAFGGEKMLDITADGSRAGTADAVFADPFYLPSRPYADTDRSSEKEQIRTMQAEVQRHHAAGKPVIVRVRDVRQIAPALDAEADILYLGGELMSNRALQDEVGRLNTPVVLCKDKHHRADEWLVAAEHIALRGNHHIILGEAGTLSFEPEHPYRLDVDAVVRVRKVSHLPVVANITRLWHSDMPQEILYKLATAAGVNGVVNSLQQD from the coding sequence ATGATTATCGTGATGCATAAACAGGCTTCTGCTGAAGCAGTGGAACGTGTGGTGGCATTTATCCGCAGCCGCGGGTTGCAGGAGCATGTTTCCAAAGGCGAGGAGCGTACCATTATCGGGGCGGTGGGCGACGAGCGCGTGTTTCATCCCAACGAATTGGAAAGGCTGCCATTTGTGGAACGGGCCATCCGCGTGTTGAACGAGTGGCGCATCATCAGTCGTGAAACCCAACCCGAAAACAGTATCATCACGGTGCGCGGTGTGGCGTTCGGCGGAGAAAAAATGTTGGATATTACTGCCGATGGCAGCCGTGCGGGTACGGCCGATGCGGTGTTCGCCGATCCTTTCTATCTGCCTTCGCGCCCTTATGCCGACACCGACCGGAGCAGTGAAAAGGAACAAATCCGCACCATGCAGGCCGAAGTGCAACGCCATCATGCCGCCGGCAAACCCGTGATTGTGCGGGTGCGCGATGTCCGCCAGATTGCGCCAGCTCTGGATGCCGAGGCCGATATCCTCTATTTGGGAGGAGAACTGATGAGCAACCGTGCCCTTCAAGACGAAGTAGGCCGTCTGAATACTCCCGTTGTGTTGTGTAAAGACAAGCACCACCGTGCCGACGAGTGGCTGGTGGCCGCGGAACATATTGCTCTGCGCGGCAACCACCACATCATTCTTGGCGAAGCGGGCACGCTCAGTTTCGAGCCGGAGCACCCCTACCGTTTGGATGTCGATGCTGTGGTGCGTGTACGCAAGGTAAGCCACCTGCCCGTTGTCGCCAACATTACCCGTTTGTGGCATAGCGACATGCCTCAGGAAATCTTATACAAACTGGCCACAGCCGCCGGTGTAAACGGTGTGGTCAACAGCTTGCAGCAGGATTAG
- a CDS encoding AsmA family protein — translation MICLPRSGKFWLRFIVFGGFIAILLIFGFYASLLYVFSSERIHALADESVAGTGRSIRFSDKIGRNWLPRPTIVLRDVVLSKPDSSASAVHIEEMSIGLAWSGLWNRSPIIEKWVVKEADAEITRRSDGSWSLRDLWKKSDGSVEINRLVVENSRLNINLPDGSYHVRQFGLNVGGENENSRVFHSEGTVSRAPSETASWKSNGTLRRNGKQWELPALNVEAQAPVNGETATVAATADLVWQPQANTLYTRNLNLRADSSWQQLHLTARSPLLLWKTNHLTINKLSGVFTAGEGHNRWDGSLSLTRASLRPGIATVSKVEFNGGYRTDTKHTTFNISGPLIWRKNKLLQSENLLITSHLDNTQSSPNSRLISRLNGNFSLVNNRNWTTELKGLFDRQPVTFSAAYTAAGEDPAKLTAQLNLQKLTLAPYWSDFQAQAGDLYPALLNRRQIPNIEAGIKIGSLTMPNLQVDDLQTLLYADSRRIALTHFRAGLYGGTTEGGISIANTTPPSYHLQQNAQGVQIRPLLQDLLGYHNISGTGDAVIDLTAQGNDRNSLTKALNGSLQLNVSDGSWMGVDMNNILQSVRNNTAIGGNGRNLQTPFRQFSLTSDIRNGVGKHINAELLSDSLKISSNGQTDLNTQTVSENVLIQNIRNPEAKPVPLKISGPVNNPSVTIDFNRLTSGLNTPEEKQRALAETLKEQWLWLNPR, via the coding sequence ATGATTTGCCTGCCCCGCTCCGGAAAATTCTGGCTGAGATTCATCGTATTTGGCGGCTTCATTGCCATATTGCTGATATTCGGTTTTTACGCTTCCCTGCTGTATGTATTCAGCAGCGAACGCATTCATGCACTGGCCGACGAATCGGTGGCCGGTACCGGGCGTTCCATCCGCTTCAGCGACAAAATAGGCCGCAACTGGCTACCCCGCCCGACCATCGTGCTGCGTGATGTCGTACTCAGCAAACCCGACAGCAGCGCATCTGCCGTCCATATCGAAGAAATGAGCATCGGCCTCGCATGGAGCGGCTTGTGGAACCGTTCCCCCATTATCGAAAAATGGGTGGTTAAAGAAGCCGATGCCGAAATCACACGCCGAAGCGACGGAAGTTGGAGCCTGCGGGACTTATGGAAAAAATCAGACGGCTCCGTTGAAATCAACCGCCTGGTTGTGGAAAACAGCCGTCTGAACATCAACCTACCCGACGGCAGCTATCACGTCCGGCAATTCGGTTTGAACGTGGGAGGCGAAAACGAAAACAGCCGCGTTTTCCATTCCGAAGGCACCGTCAGCCGCGCTCCGTCCGAAACCGCTTCGTGGAAAAGCAACGGCACATTGCGCCGAAACGGTAAACAGTGGGAACTGCCTGCACTGAATGTTGAAGCCCAAGCCCCCGTTAACGGCGAAACAGCCACCGTAGCAGCCACAGCGGATTTGGTTTGGCAGCCACAAGCCAATACTTTATACACACGCAACCTCAACCTGCGTGCCGACAGCTCGTGGCAGCAGTTGCACCTTACCGCCCGTAGCCCGCTGCTGCTTTGGAAAACCAATCATCTCACCATCAACAAATTAAGCGGCGTATTCACCGCCGGCGAAGGACACAACCGATGGGACGGTTCGCTCTCTCTTACCCGCGCCAGCCTGCGCCCCGGCATCGCCACCGTCAGCAAAGTCGAATTCAACGGCGGCTACCGCACTGATACAAAACACACCACCTTCAATATTTCCGGCCCGCTAATCTGGCGGAAAAACAAGCTGTTGCAGTCAGAAAACCTTTTAATCACCAGCCATCTCGACAATACCCAATCTTCGCCCAATTCACGCCTGATCAGCCGTTTGAACGGCAATTTCTCTTTGGTAAACAACCGCAATTGGACAACCGAATTGAAAGGGCTGTTTGACCGCCAGCCGGTTACTTTCTCGGCCGCGTACACGGCTGCCGGGGAAGACCCTGCCAAACTCACTGCCCAACTCAATCTGCAAAAACTGACCCTCGCCCCCTATTGGAGCGACTTTCAGGCACAGGCCGGCGACCTCTACCCCGCCCTACTTAACCGCCGCCAGATTCCTAACATCGAAGCAGGCATCAAAATCGGCAGCCTAACCATGCCCAACCTCCAAGTTGACGACCTGCAAACGCTGCTTTATGCCGACAGCCGCCGCATCGCCCTCACCCATTTCCGCGCGGGTTTATACGGCGGCACCACCGAAGGAGGCATCAGTATCGCCAATACCACTCCTCCCTCCTACCATCTGCAGCAAAACGCTCAAGGCGTACAAATCCGCCCGCTGCTTCAAGATTTGCTCGGTTACCATAACATCAGCGGCACCGGTGATGCCGTGATTGACCTCACCGCACAAGGGAATGATCGCAACAGTCTCACCAAAGCCCTTAACGGCAGCCTGCAATTGAATGTATCTGACGGCTCGTGGATGGGCGTAGACATGAACAACATTCTGCAAAGTGTACGCAACAACACCGCCATCGGCGGCAACGGACGCAATCTACAAACACCCTTCCGCCAGTTTTCCTTAACCAGCGATATCCGTAACGGTGTCGGCAAACATATCAACGCAGAACTTTTGTCCGACAGCCTGAAAATTAGTAGTAACGGACAAACCGACCTCAATACTCAAACCGTATCTGAAAACGTATTAATCCAAAATATCCGCAACCCCGAAGCCAAACCCGTACCGCTCAAAATCAGCGGGCCGGTCAACAACCCTTCCGTAACCATCGATTTCAACCGCCTGACCTCCGGCCTGAACACCCCTGAAGAAAAACAGCGTGCTTTAGCCGAAACGCTGAAAGAGCAATGGCTATGGTTAAACCCGCGTTGA